A single genomic interval of Zobellia nedashkovskayae harbors:
- a CDS encoding YoaK family protein — translation MFRHQGKSRTLKHNLQIAIVLSFVAGIVNVTGFLSIEQLTTNVTGHFALFIYDVANFKFWKGTIYFLYIFSFLFGSFLSSFLIEKFRANKRLNVFVLPTIIECLILVSIALLSNIMEIQYKDAIACMLLFAMGLQNSYVTKISNAVVRTTHLTGLFTDLGIEISQLFFPKLHPNRKKLKSTIQLRISIILFFFGGGLVGGFLYSRANLKLNTLIIAAIILIISLFYDDIRYRLIKIKRKFNQKKSDKHNRAFRR, via the coding sequence ATGTTCAGACATCAAGGTAAAAGCAGAACATTAAAACATAATCTGCAGATTGCTATAGTCTTGTCTTTTGTAGCAGGAATCGTTAATGTAACAGGGTTTTTATCAATTGAACAATTGACCACCAATGTCACAGGCCATTTTGCGCTGTTCATTTATGATGTAGCAAATTTTAAGTTCTGGAAAGGAACCATATATTTTCTTTATATTTTCTCATTTCTTTTTGGTTCCTTTTTATCTAGTTTCCTAATAGAAAAGTTTAGAGCGAATAAAAGATTAAACGTTTTTGTGCTACCCACAATAATTGAATGTCTAATTTTAGTTTCTATAGCCCTATTGAGCAATATTATGGAAATTCAATATAAGGACGCTATTGCCTGTATGTTACTTTTTGCCATGGGCCTTCAGAACTCTTATGTAACAAAAATTTCTAATGCCGTAGTTAGAACTACCCACCTAACAGGCCTTTTTACCGATTTAGGCATAGAAATTTCCCAGTTGTTCTTTCCAAAATTACACCCAAACAGAAAAAAACTAAAGTCGACTATTCAGTTACGCATCTCTATTATTCTTTTCTTTTTTGGAGGAGGATTAGTGGGCGGATTCCTCTATTCTAGAGCTAATTTAAAGCTGAACACTCTTATAATAGCTGCTATTATTCTTATTATTAGTTTGTTTTATGATGATATTAGATATCGTCTCATAAAAATCAAAAGAAAGTTTAATCAAAAAAAAAGTGATAAACACAATCGTGCGTTTCGGAGGTGA
- a CDS encoding thiamine phosphate synthase — MIILIAPEEDISNEIDILNRLFEEGLEYYHLRKPNKDYQQHCDYLHLIEEKYHNKIVVHYYHELVNTFNLKGIHFQEQKRRDNIDNPGQYFLNLSMYGKTISSSFHEPEELEACGFEFDYHLLSPVFSSISKKGYEGRGFNVNHIDKRIIGMGGVTKNNLSEIEKLGFQGVGVLGGIWNSKTPIEDFKAMQEFYRNKRR, encoded by the coding sequence ATGATTATATTGATTGCACCAGAAGAAGATATATCAAATGAAATAGACATACTTAATCGCTTGTTTGAGGAAGGGTTGGAATATTATCATTTAAGAAAACCAAACAAAGATTATCAACAACATTGTGACTATTTGCATTTAATAGAAGAGAAATACCATAATAAGATAGTAGTTCATTATTATCATGAGCTGGTAAATACCTTTAATTTAAAAGGTATTCATTTTCAGGAACAGAAAAGGCGCGATAATATTGATAATCCAGGTCAATATTTTTTAAACCTTAGTATGTATGGAAAAACCATTAGCTCTTCTTTTCATGAACCAGAAGAGTTAGAAGCTTGCGGTTTTGAATTCGATTATCATTTATTGAGTCCGGTGTTTTCATCTATTTCAAAGAAAGGATATGAGGGTAGGGGATTTAATGTAAACCATATTGATAAAAGAATTATTGGTATGGGTGGTGTAACCAAAAACAACTTGTCTGAAATTGAAAAATTAGGATTTCAAGGTGTAGGAGTTTTAGGAGGAATCTGGAACAGTAAGACGCCTATTGAAGATTTTAAGGCGATGCAAGAATTTTATAGAAATAAGAGAAGATGA
- a CDS encoding thiazole synthase: MTDALQIEDKTFTSRLFTGTGKFSSSQKMREAILASESELVTVALKRVEVDNKSDDMLKSLNAEHINLLPNTSGVRTAKEAVFAAQLAREALETNWMKLEIHPDPRYLLPDPIETLKAAEELVKLGFVVMPYIHADPVLCKRLEDVGVQCVMPLGAPIGSNKGLKTDDFLKIIIEQSNVPVIVDAGIGAPSHAAYAMELGADAVLVNTAIAVSQSPVEMAIAFKMAVEAGRMAYRAKLAPMKEIAEASSPLTSFLN, translated from the coding sequence ATGACAGATGCACTTCAAATAGAAGATAAAACCTTTACCTCAAGGTTATTTACAGGTACGGGGAAGTTTTCGAGTTCCCAAAAAATGAGAGAAGCTATTCTGGCTTCGGAAAGTGAATTGGTTACCGTTGCGCTTAAAAGGGTAGAGGTAGATAATAAGTCTGATGATATGCTCAAGAGCCTCAATGCAGAACATATTAACCTATTACCAAATACTTCTGGGGTAAGGACGGCCAAAGAAGCCGTTTTTGCGGCACAATTGGCACGTGAGGCTTTGGAAACCAATTGGATGAAATTGGAGATTCACCCAGATCCAAGGTATCTTTTACCAGACCCTATAGAAACTTTAAAAGCGGCCGAAGAATTGGTGAAACTAGGTTTTGTAGTGATGCCTTATATTCATGCAGACCCGGTATTGTGCAAACGTTTGGAAGATGTGGGTGTACAATGTGTAATGCCTTTGGGTGCGCCTATAGGGAGTAATAAAGGTTTAAAAACAGATGATTTTCTTAAGATAATTATTGAACAAAGTAATGTGCCAGTTATTGTAGATGCCGGTATTGGTGCGCCGTCTCATGCGGCTTATGCCATGGAGCTTGGTGCAGATGCTGTTTTGGTGAATACGGCCATAGCAGTCTCCCAAAGTCCAGTTGAAATGGCAATTGCTTTTAAAATGGCGGTCGAAGCTGGCCGAATGGCATACCGAGCAAAATTGGCTCCGATGAAAGAAATTGCTGAAGCCAGTAGTCCACTTACCTCATTTTTGAATTAA
- a CDS encoding M28 family metallopeptidase — MKNYLMLLLVVLVLSCKSNNKTSEELAAVDQTTIAKHIEHLASDEFLGRKPFTEGEVKTVNYLKDEFEKLGALPGNEDSFFQEVPMVEITGTPSEKMVISGKDGSFNLDVLKDFVATTSKVKTDVSLDNSELVFAGYGIVAPEYNWNDYEGIDWKGKTAVVLINDPGFQSGDSTLFKGNEMTYYGRWTYKYEEAARQGAEGLIIIHDTEPTSYGWNVIESGWSGAKLIIESNLPHLSVESWISNESAQKMFDASIMKGEDYKTLARIKGFKPTSLDLNVSVAIQNKIKKDVSKNVVALIPGTERKDEVIIYSAHWDHFGIGKAIDGDSIYNGAIDNASGTAGLLAIAEAFKKSTPTKRSIAFIAVTGEEQGLLGSAFYAENPIFDPKKTVANINIDALGSPGKMKDLTITGYGQSEMDEYAEAAALKQDRYIIPDPDAEKGYFFRSDHFNFAKIGIPALYASGSYEGFNTSIEEIKKYKENYLMHKYHQPSDEYHAETSELSGVQLDLQLFFNVGLKLANEDTFPKYYASSEFRAARE, encoded by the coding sequence ATGAAAAATTATTTAATGCTTTTGTTAGTTGTCTTAGTTTTAAGTTGCAAGAGCAACAACAAAACTAGCGAAGAGCTGGCTGCAGTTGACCAAACCACTATTGCCAAACATATTGAGCATCTAGCATCAGATGAATTTCTTGGAAGAAAACCTTTTACGGAAGGTGAGGTAAAAACGGTAAACTATTTAAAAGATGAGTTCGAGAAATTAGGCGCTCTTCCAGGTAATGAAGATAGCTTTTTCCAAGAGGTTCCTATGGTAGAAATTACAGGAACGCCTTCAGAAAAGATGGTTATTTCCGGAAAAGACGGAAGTTTTAATTTAGATGTTTTAAAAGATTTTGTTGCCACAACAAGTAAAGTAAAAACAGATGTAAGTCTGGACAACTCAGAACTTGTTTTTGCAGGTTATGGCATTGTTGCTCCAGAATATAACTGGAACGACTATGAAGGTATCGATTGGAAGGGTAAAACTGCTGTTGTTCTAATAAATGACCCTGGCTTTCAATCTGGAGATTCCACCTTGTTTAAAGGTAATGAAATGACTTACTATGGTCGTTGGACCTACAAATATGAAGAAGCCGCTAGGCAAGGTGCTGAGGGTTTAATAATAATTCATGATACCGAGCCTACTTCTTATGGTTGGAACGTAATAGAGTCCGGATGGAGCGGAGCTAAATTAATTATTGAAAGCAATCTGCCCCATCTATCGGTTGAGTCTTGGATAAGTAATGAAAGCGCCCAAAAAATGTTTGATGCCTCTATTATGAAAGGTGAGGATTACAAAACCCTTGCAAGAATTAAAGGATTTAAACCTACCTCATTAGATTTAAACGTTTCCGTTGCCATTCAGAACAAAATCAAAAAAGACGTTTCTAAAAATGTGGTTGCGCTGATCCCGGGAACAGAAAGGAAGGATGAAGTAATTATCTATTCCGCTCATTGGGATCACTTTGGTATTGGTAAAGCTATAGATGGGGACTCTATATACAATGGCGCTATTGATAATGCATCTGGTACTGCAGGTCTGTTGGCCATTGCCGAAGCGTTCAAGAAAAGTACGCCCACAAAACGTTCCATTGCTTTTATAGCGGTTACCGGAGAGGAGCAAGGTTTGCTGGGTTCTGCCTTTTATGCTGAGAACCCCATTTTTGACCCTAAAAAAACAGTTGCAAATATCAATATTGATGCCCTAGGTAGTCCCGGAAAAATGAAAGACCTGACCATTACCGGTTACGGCCAATCTGAAATGGATGAATACGCCGAAGCAGCTGCACTAAAACAAGACCGTTATATTATTCCAGACCCTGACGCCGAAAAAGGATATTTCTTTAGATCTGATCATTTTAATTTTGCGAAAATTGGGATTCCCGCTCTCTATGCAAGTGGTTCTTATGAAGGATTTAACACTAGTATTGAGGAGATAAAGAAATACAAAGAAAACTACCTTATGCACAAATATCATCAACCTTCTGATGAATACCATGCTGAAACAAGTGAGTTAAGTGGTGTACAGCTTGATTTACAACTCTTTTTTAATGTAGGTTTAAAACTGGCCAATGAAGATACTTTTCCAAAATATTACGCTAGTAGTGAGTTTAGAGCGGCAAGAGAATAA
- a CDS encoding PorP/SprF family type IX secretion system membrane protein — protein sequence MKNLFALFLFVFAGSTSLLAQQDAQYTQYMYNTISVNPAYAGSRGVFSIAALHRSQWVGLDGAPTTQTLNFHTPVSKRIGLGLSVVNDEIGNGTNQDTYVDAAFSYTVKTSDEGKLSFGLKAGGHLLNVDFSKLRNYGAESNLPNIDNKFSPNIGAGVYYHTDHFYAGLSVPNFLQTEHFDDSNTNASSFLAEERMNFYFITGYVFDVNDRLKFKPAGLVKVVKGAPLQIDLSANFLLNDKFSLGAAYRWDAAVSALFGFQITDQFMVGLAYDRETTDLGATRFNDGSFEIFLRYEFLNRYKRVITPRFF from the coding sequence ATGAAAAACCTTTTTGCACTATTCTTGTTCGTCTTTGCTGGTAGTACTTCTTTGCTTGCCCAGCAGGACGCGCAGTACACGCAGTACATGTACAACACGATATCGGTGAACCCTGCTTATGCAGGTTCCCGTGGGGTGTTCAGTATAGCGGCGCTGCACCGTTCGCAGTGGGTGGGCCTAGACGGCGCCCCTACGACGCAGACGCTCAATTTCCATACGCCGGTCTCCAAGCGTATCGGTCTTGGCCTGTCCGTAGTGAACGATGAGATCGGGAACGGTACGAACCAGGATACGTACGTGGACGCTGCCTTTTCGTATACGGTAAAGACGTCGGACGAAGGCAAGCTTTCCTTCGGGCTAAAAGCGGGCGGCCATTTGCTCAACGTTGATTTCTCTAAGTTGAGGAACTACGGTGCGGAGAGCAATTTGCCGAACATAGACAACAAGTTCTCGCCCAATATCGGGGCGGGGGTGTACTACCACACGGACCATTTCTATGCGGGGCTATCGGTACCCAACTTCCTCCAGACGGAGCATTTTGACGATTCGAACACGAACGCGAGTTCGTTCCTTGCCGAGGAGCGCATGAACTTCTACTTCATCACAGGATATGTCTTCGATGTGAACGACCGTTTGAAGTTCAAGCCTGCTGGGCTTGTAAAGGTGGTCAAGGGAGCACCTTTGCAGATAGACCTGAGCGCGAACTTCCTTTTGAACGACAAGTTCTCCTTGGGAGCGGCCTACAGATGGGACGCCGCGGTGAGCGCACTGTTCGGTTTCCAGATAACGGACCAGTTCATGGTAGGCCTTGCCTACGATAGGGAGACCACGGACCTGGGAGCGACGAGGTTCAACGACGGGTCTTTCGAGATTTTCCTCAGGTACGAGTTCCTAAACAGGTACAAACGCGTAATCACCCCAAGATTCTTTTAA
- the thiE gene encoding thiamine phosphate synthase, whose translation MNIPKLHYISQGKTPEEHLENIQKACTSGAELVQLRLKNVKKSVVLKTAEKAREITAHFQTRLIINDHYQIAKEVKADGVHLGKTDADPAVARKFLGDYYIIGGTANTLDDSLALVKKGVNYIGLGPFRFTTTKENLSPIIPLIGYQGIVEELKSDMPIIAIGGITIDDVPEILKTGVYGVAASGEITKDFNKINAFHKLLKASSTNEQPWDRETNF comes from the coding sequence ATGAATATACCGAAACTACATTACATTTCTCAAGGAAAGACACCGGAAGAGCATTTAGAAAACATTCAGAAAGCCTGTACATCGGGAGCTGAATTGGTACAATTGCGCTTAAAAAACGTAAAGAAAAGTGTGGTACTTAAAACTGCAGAAAAAGCACGTGAAATAACGGCTCATTTTCAAACACGATTAATTATTAATGACCACTATCAAATTGCTAAAGAAGTAAAGGCAGATGGTGTGCACTTGGGTAAAACTGATGCCGACCCAGCAGTTGCCCGCAAATTTTTGGGCGATTATTATATCATTGGAGGTACCGCAAATACTTTGGACGATTCCTTGGCTTTAGTCAAAAAAGGAGTAAACTATATTGGTTTAGGCCCTTTTCGGTTTACTACTACAAAAGAAAATTTGAGTCCAATTATTCCACTTATAGGCTACCAAGGCATTGTGGAGGAGTTAAAATCAGATATGCCCATTATCGCCATTGGCGGAATTACCATAGATGATGTGCCGGAAATTTTAAAAACAGGTGTTTACGGAGTTGCCGCATCAGGTGAAATAACTAAGGATTTTAATAAAATAAATGCTTTTCATAAACTTTTGAAAGCGTCTTCTACCAACGAACAACCTTGGGACAGGGAAACAAATTTTTAG
- the thiH gene encoding 2-iminoacetate synthase ThiH: MSFRDTFDAHDWNTLEQEIYAVTEAEVAAVLKKDKISLDDFKTLISPAAKPFLEEMAQRSHELTKKRFGNTMQMYLPMYLSNECQNICTYCGFSMTNKIPRKTLSDTEILKEVAHIKELGYDHILLVTGEANRKVGVAYIKHAIELIKTHFSNISMEVQPMDQEEYEELMEAGLYAVLVYQETYHEATYKVHHPKGKKSNFHYRLDTPDRLGKAGIHKIGLGALFGLEDWRVDSFYTALHLKYMEKTYWKTKYSISFPRLRPHQGDVQPKVEMTDSDLVQLICAYRLLDEDVELSMSTRESETFRNNIIKLGITSISAESKTNPGGYTAEPESLEQFEISDERSTAEIKEMIKKQGYEPVFKDWEIFA; the protein is encoded by the coding sequence ATGTCCTTTAGAGATACGTTTGATGCGCATGATTGGAATACCCTTGAACAAGAAATTTATGCGGTTACCGAGGCAGAAGTGGCAGCAGTTCTAAAGAAAGATAAAATTTCGCTAGATGATTTTAAAACACTGATTTCTCCCGCTGCCAAACCATTTTTGGAAGAAATGGCGCAACGGAGTCATGAGTTGACCAAGAAGCGTTTTGGGAACACCATGCAGATGTATCTGCCCATGTATTTGTCCAACGAATGCCAGAATATTTGCACCTATTGTGGGTTTAGTATGACCAACAAAATTCCTCGGAAAACCTTGAGCGATACGGAGATTTTAAAAGAGGTAGCGCATATAAAGGAATTGGGTTATGACCATATTTTATTGGTTACAGGTGAAGCTAATAGAAAAGTAGGTGTAGCTTATATTAAGCATGCTATTGAGTTGATAAAAACGCATTTTTCTAATATCAGTATGGAGGTGCAGCCCATGGACCAAGAAGAATATGAAGAGTTGATGGAGGCTGGGCTGTATGCTGTTTTGGTATATCAAGAAACGTATCATGAAGCTACTTACAAAGTTCACCATCCCAAAGGTAAAAAGTCGAATTTTCATTACCGACTAGATACCCCAGACCGATTAGGAAAAGCTGGAATTCATAAAATAGGATTAGGTGCTTTGTTCGGTTTGGAGGACTGGCGGGTTGATAGTTTTTATACGGCCTTGCACTTAAAATATATGGAGAAGACCTACTGGAAAACGAAATACAGTATTTCATTTCCGCGATTGAGACCGCATCAAGGTGATGTACAGCCCAAAGTAGAAATGACAGATTCTGATTTAGTTCAGTTGATTTGTGCATATCGACTTTTAGATGAAGATGTAGAACTCTCCATGTCTACGAGGGAGAGTGAAACGTTCCGGAACAATATTATAAAACTGGGAATTACATCTATCAGTGCGGAATCTAAAACCAATCCGGGTGGTTATACAGCGGAACCAGAATCTTTAGAACAGTTTGAGATTTCTGATGAACGCTCTACAGCGGAAATTAAAGAAATGATAAAGAAACAAGGGTATGAACCTGTTTTTAAAGATTGGGAAATTTTTGCTTGA
- a CDS encoding glycosyltransferase, with translation MRRVLLSAYACSPYKGSEYCVGWSWAVGLSKKGFEVWCMTNTEDYKDCEKEKQELKLDNLHFIPVKLPVVADKYWLNNSRKVIYAHYYLWKKKASNVAVALHEKYNFDIAHHVSYGSFQQGSSLYKLNNCKIIFGPVGGGQMSLPIFKPYFGSSWGTEIMRKYMSEFLMKYNTSLSETLKRADVVLTVNEETETLLKTSKYYKAGHDFSVSDSALPKQFEKNQFKAKESTEEFRILWVGRLIPRRGLELSLKALSFLPEYVKYKLIIVGDGDQAGKIPSWINKYELDASKIQHMGWIPYSQVHEEYENADIMLFCPLRDTAGLQATEAMGFGLPIITMNISGMRTIVTEDCGIKITPTTTDGTAEDIAGAIEHMYSNPDFRKKAAEHAYKRAMANTWANKIDLVTDQFY, from the coding sequence ATGAGAAGAGTGTTATTAAGTGCATATGCCTGCTCGCCATATAAAGGCTCAGAATATTGTGTTGGCTGGTCATGGGCTGTAGGCCTTTCTAAAAAAGGTTTTGAAGTATGGTGTATGACCAATACTGAAGATTATAAAGATTGTGAAAAAGAGAAGCAAGAACTAAAGTTGGATAACCTTCATTTTATACCAGTAAAACTTCCTGTTGTAGCAGATAAATACTGGCTTAATAATTCAAGAAAAGTAATTTACGCGCATTACTATTTGTGGAAAAAGAAGGCTTCAAATGTAGCTGTAGCTTTACATGAAAAATATAATTTTGATATTGCCCATCACGTAAGTTATGGTAGTTTTCAACAAGGTAGCAGCTTATATAAACTAAATAATTGCAAAATTATATTTGGCCCGGTGGGTGGAGGACAGATGTCATTACCCATTTTTAAACCTTATTTTGGGTCTTCATGGGGAACCGAGATAATGAGAAAATATATGTCTGAATTTCTTATGAAGTACAATACTTCTTTGAGCGAAACTTTAAAAAGAGCAGATGTTGTTTTAACGGTCAATGAAGAAACAGAAACGTTACTAAAAACTTCAAAATATTATAAAGCAGGACACGACTTTAGTGTCAGTGATTCAGCATTACCAAAACAATTTGAGAAGAATCAATTTAAGGCCAAGGAATCTACCGAAGAGTTTAGAATATTGTGGGTAGGTAGATTAATTCCACGGAGAGGTTTGGAATTATCCTTAAAAGCCCTCTCATTTTTACCAGAATATGTGAAGTACAAACTTATTATTGTTGGGGATGGAGATCAGGCAGGTAAAATCCCTAGTTGGATTAATAAGTACGAATTAGACGCTTCTAAAATACAACACATGGGTTGGATTCCTTATTCCCAAGTTCATGAAGAATATGAAAATGCAGATATAATGCTTTTTTGTCCTTTGAGGGATACGGCGGGTCTTCAAGCTACGGAGGCAATGGGTTTTGGCTTACCCATTATAACAATGAATATAAGTGGAATGAGAACTATTGTGACCGAAGATTGTGGTATAAAAATAACACCTACTACTACAGATGGCACAGCTGAAGATATAGCCGGTGCTATTGAACATATGTATTCAAACCCAGATTTTAGAAAAAAGGCAGCAGAACATGCATACAAAAGAGCTATGGCGAACACATGGGCAAATAAGATTGACCTAGTTACGGATCAGTTTTATTAA
- the thiC gene encoding phosphomethylpyrimidine synthase ThiC, protein MKSKDTAPKQNHITRQPFPNSKKIYVSGKIYPEINVAMREIALSDTKDSLTGKLKPNQSVTVYDTSGPYTDPEKKIDVHSGIERIKEQWIIGRGDVEQLDSFSSEYCNERLNDNSLDHMRFSLLKKPLRAKKGKNVTQLHYAKQGIITPEMEYIAIRENQRIDEMTEITKQHKGEHFGAAIPDKITPEFVREEVARGRAVIPSNINHPEAEPMILGRNFLVKINANIGNSATTSSIEEEVEKAVWACRWGADNIMDLSTGQNIHETREWIIRNSPVPVGTVPIYQALEKVNGVAEDLTWEIFRDTLIEQAEQGVDYFTIHAGVLLRYVPMTAKRVTGIVSRGGSIMAKWCLAHHKESFLYTHFEDICEILKQYDVAFSLGDGLRPGSVADANDEAQFAELETLGELTKIARKHEVQCFIEGPGHVPMHMIKENMERQIEVCDEAPFYTLGPLTTDIAPGYDHITSGIGAAMIGWFGCAMLCYVTPKEHLGLPNKDDVRTGVVTYKLAAHAADLAKGHPGAQHRDNALSKARFEFRWEDQFNLGLDPELALEYHDETLPADGAKIAHFCSMCGPKFCSMKISQEVRDFAAANDIVDNEVIQKGMDEKSQEFKDKGSEVYL, encoded by the coding sequence ATGAAAAGTAAAGACACTGCCCCAAAACAAAACCACATTACCAGACAGCCCTTTCCGAATTCAAAAAAAATCTATGTAAGCGGTAAGATTTATCCGGAGATTAATGTCGCTATGCGAGAAATAGCATTGAGCGATACCAAGGATTCTTTAACAGGAAAGTTGAAACCAAACCAATCTGTCACGGTTTACGATACTTCAGGACCATATACCGATCCAGAAAAGAAGATTGACGTACATAGCGGAATCGAAAGAATAAAGGAGCAGTGGATTATAGGGCGAGGAGATGTTGAGCAGCTAGACAGTTTTTCTTCGGAGTATTGTAACGAGCGTTTAAACGATAACAGTCTAGATCATATGCGTTTTTCACTCTTAAAAAAGCCGTTGCGTGCTAAGAAGGGGAAGAATGTAACACAACTACATTATGCCAAACAGGGTATAATTACCCCTGAAATGGAATACATTGCCATTCGTGAAAATCAGCGAATAGATGAAATGACGGAGATTACCAAGCAGCATAAAGGCGAGCATTTTGGTGCAGCAATTCCAGATAAAATTACACCGGAATTTGTGAGGGAAGAAGTGGCTCGTGGACGTGCAGTAATTCCATCTAACATAAATCATCCAGAAGCGGAACCCATGATTTTGGGTCGTAATTTCTTAGTAAAAATTAATGCCAATATTGGCAACTCGGCTACTACGTCCTCAATAGAGGAGGAAGTAGAAAAGGCAGTTTGGGCTTGTCGTTGGGGAGCAGATAATATAATGGACCTTTCAACTGGTCAAAATATTCACGAAACACGAGAATGGATTATTCGTAATTCTCCGGTTCCAGTAGGAACGGTGCCAATTTATCAGGCTTTAGAAAAAGTAAACGGAGTTGCCGAAGACCTTACGTGGGAAATTTTCAGGGATACCTTAATTGAACAAGCCGAGCAGGGAGTTGATTATTTTACAATTCATGCAGGCGTTTTGTTACGTTACGTGCCCATGACGGCAAAACGCGTTACGGGTATTGTTTCCCGCGGCGGGTCTATCATGGCAAAGTGGTGTTTGGCCCATCATAAGGAAAGCTTTTTGTATACTCATTTTGAAGATATTTGCGAGATTCTAAAGCAGTACGATGTTGCTTTTTCATTAGGAGATGGTCTACGACCAGGGTCGGTTGCAGATGCCAATGACGAAGCTCAGTTTGCTGAATTGGAAACTCTAGGTGAATTGACAAAGATTGCTAGGAAGCATGAAGTACAATGTTTTATAGAAGGTCCAGGTCACGTGCCCATGCACATGATTAAAGAGAATATGGAAAGACAAATTGAGGTTTGTGACGAAGCTCCATTTTACACTTTAGGCCCTTTAACTACCGATATTGCACCAGGTTATGATCACATTACTTCAGGTATCGGAGCGGCTATGATCGGTTGGTTCGGTTGTGCCATGTTGTGTTATGTAACTCCAAAAGAGCATTTAGGTTTGCCAAATAAGGATGATGTGCGTACAGGTGTGGTTACCTATAAATTAGCTGCCCATGCCGCGGATTTGGCAAAAGGACATCCAGGAGCGCAGCATCGTGATAATGCTTTGAGCAAAGCCCGTTTTGAATTCCGTTGGGAAGACCAATTTAATCTTGGTTTAGATCCAGAGTTAGCTCTTGAGTATCATGATGAGACCTTGCCAGCGGATGGAGCTAAAATAGCCCACTTCTGTTCTATGTGCGGACCTAAATTCTGTTCTATGAAAATATCTCAGGAAGTTCGAGATTTTGCCGCTGCTAATGATATTGTAGATAACGAAGTCATTCAAAAAGGGATGGATGAAAAATCGCAAGAATTCAAGGATAAAGGATCAGAAGTATATTTGTAG
- the thiS gene encoding sulfur carrier protein ThiS has protein sequence MITIHMNQKRLEVNSNTTIYQFLQQIDSSVNGVAVAINEQIVSKNNWQTQKLEDQDQVLVIQAVQGG, from the coding sequence ATGATAACTATTCACATGAACCAAAAGCGGTTAGAAGTCAATTCTAATACCACCATTTATCAATTTTTACAACAAATTGATTCTTCTGTAAATGGTGTTGCGGTAGCTATAAACGAACAAATTGTCTCCAAAAATAATTGGCAAACCCAAAAACTGGAAGATCAAGATCAGGTATTGGTCATCCAGGCCGTCCAAGGCGGGTAA
- a CDS encoding RluA family pseudouridine synthase: MAIKSHIVPPLSSPIRLQEYGVGIFMSVPTKSALKKVIKKKYVEVDDVIATTATYIRGGETITLAIPNEISSSKKLVFPLQVLYEDEHLAILHKPAGILVSGNGFKTIAHALPQNLQPSALTDVTKPQPVHRLDYTTTGVLLTGKTGSAIRKLNQLFQDKKVQKVYYAVTIGEMPPHGKIDTLIDGKPSESPFEVIQSVPSEKYGFLNLVKLDPKTGRRHQLRKHLASIGNPILGDQMYGKEGLILTGKGLYLHAYSLDFTHPFTEEQIYIMDNLPERFTKIFGTL; this comes from the coding sequence ATGGCTATCAAAAGCCATATCGTTCCGCCACTTTCATCTCCAATCCGACTTCAAGAGTATGGTGTTGGAATTTTTATGTCCGTTCCCACCAAATCGGCATTAAAGAAAGTTATCAAAAAAAAATATGTAGAAGTAGACGATGTAATTGCTACGACAGCTACCTATATACGCGGCGGTGAAACCATTACATTAGCTATTCCGAATGAAATAAGTTCCAGTAAAAAGTTAGTTTTTCCATTGCAGGTTCTGTATGAGGACGAACATCTTGCTATACTCCACAAACCTGCCGGGATCCTAGTAAGTGGTAATGGTTTTAAAACCATAGCTCATGCTTTACCTCAAAACTTACAACCAAGTGCTTTAACCGACGTAACCAAACCACAACCTGTACACAGGTTGGACTATACCACAACAGGAGTATTGTTAACGGGAAAAACAGGGAGTGCCATTCGTAAACTCAATCAACTTTTTCAGGACAAAAAAGTTCAAAAGGTATACTATGCGGTAACTATTGGAGAAATGCCCCCGCACGGAAAAATCGATACTCTAATTGATGGGAAACCTTCAGAAAGTCCTTTTGAAGTTATTCAATCAGTGCCTTCGGAAAAGTATGGTTTTTTAAACTTGGTAAAACTTGACCCAAAAACGGGACGGCGTCATCAGTTAAGAAAACATTTGGCTTCTATTGGCAACCCTATTCTAGGAGACCAGATGTATGGTAAAGAAGGTCTTATCTTAACGGGAAAAGGACTCTACTTACACGCCTATTCACTGGATTTTACACACCCTTTTACAGAAGAGCAGATATACATAATGGATAATTTACCGGAACGATTTACCAAAATATTTGGTACTCTTTAA